In one Desulfobacterales bacterium genomic region, the following are encoded:
- the secD gene encoding protein translocase subunit SecD, with product MKNLNIRFGIVAVIILAAIIYVLPTFKPTLWPYKKINLGLDLQGGMHLALEVDTDKAVENTVGRIVDELITTLKKENIRYLIVEQNKGNIIAAKIAGKEEIDKFKKYMDKEYRELRLVSESNENDILTIKFDLPEREIENIKKMAVEQALETIRNRIDQFGVSEPDIRIQGEKRILVQLPGIKDPARAKQLIGKTALLEFKLVVNSNVGDDPKNIPAGCELIYEIKKDRNTNRETKIPYIVEKRARLTGTHLTDARVQLDASQKDEPYVGIKFDKKGAKLFAQITEENVKKQLAIVLDNKIYSAPVIQEKIPGGEARITGSFSAEEAHDLTIVLRAGALPAPVHFIEERTVGPSLGRDSINKGLMSMALGGCIVIIFMAVFYQLSGLLADLVLTINILLIAAGLAMFQATLTLPGIAGIILTIGMAVDANVLVYERIKEELGLGKTPRAAVNAGFDRATLTILDANVTTLIAALVLFQFGTGPVKGFAVTLSLGVIASMFTALVLARLIFDYILEKKQIKNLSI from the coding sequence TTGAAAAATTTAAACATACGATTTGGCATTGTGGCTGTAATAATTTTGGCCGCTATAATATATGTTCTTCCTACTTTTAAACCTACTCTGTGGCCCTATAAAAAAATCAATTTAGGTCTTGACCTTCAAGGCGGTATGCATCTCGCCCTTGAAGTAGATACAGACAAAGCTGTTGAAAACACTGTAGGTAGAATTGTTGATGAATTAATTACTACTTTAAAAAAAGAAAATATAAGATATTTAATAGTAGAACAAAATAAAGGAAACATTATAGCCGCTAAAATAGCTGGAAAAGAAGAAATAGATAAATTTAAAAAATATATGGATAAGGAATATCGTGAATTACGATTAGTTTCAGAATCAAATGAAAATGATATTTTAACTATAAAATTTGATCTTCCTGAACGCGAAATTGAGAACATAAAAAAAATGGCAGTAGAACAAGCTCTTGAAACCATAAGAAATCGTATTGATCAATTTGGTGTAAGTGAGCCTGACATAAGAATCCAAGGAGAAAAAAGAATCCTTGTTCAGCTGCCCGGAATAAAAGATCCAGCAAGAGCAAAACAGCTAATTGGTAAAACCGCTCTTTTAGAGTTTAAATTAGTTGTTAATTCAAATGTTGGCGATGATCCGAAAAATATTCCTGCGGGATGTGAATTGATTTACGAAATAAAAAAAGACAGAAACACAAACAGAGAAACTAAAATTCCCTATATAGTAGAAAAAAGAGCCCGCTTAACTGGAACTCATCTTACTGATGCAAGAGTTCAGCTCGATGCCTCCCAAAAAGATGAGCCTTACGTAGGAATCAAATTTGATAAAAAAGGCGCAAAACTCTTTGCTCAAATAACAGAAGAAAATGTAAAAAAACAGCTCGCAATAGTATTAGATAATAAAATATACTCTGCTCCAGTTATCCAAGAAAAAATACCTGGTGGAGAAGCCAGAATAACTGGAAGCTTTAGCGCAGAAGAAGCCCATGACCTTACAATTGTTCTTCGAGCTGGTGCGCTTCCTGCTCCAGTTCATTTTATAGAAGAAAGAACTGTAGGACCTTCCCTTGGACGAGATTCAATAAACAAAGGACTCATGTCTATGGCATTAGGAGGATGCATTGTTATAATATTCATGGCTGTTTTTTATCAACTATCAGGACTGCTTGCTGATTTAGTTCTTACAATTAATATCCTTTTAATAGCGGCAGGGTTGGCAATGTTTCAGGCAACGTTAACTCTTCCAGGCATTGCTGGTATAATATTAACAATCGGTATGGCAGTTGATGCTAATGTTCTTGTTTACGAAAGAATAAAAGAAGAACTTGGTCTCGGCAAAACACCTCGAGCTGCTGTAAATGCTGGTTTCGACAGGGCAACCTTAACTATATTAGATGCCAATGTAACTACCCTGATTGCCGCATTAGTTCTATTTCAATTCGGTACAGGTCCAGTTAAAGGATTTGCAGTAACTTTAAGTTTAGGTGTAATAGCAAGCATGTTTACAGCCTTAGTTTTAGCAAGACTTATTTTCGACTATATTTTAGAAAAAAAACAAATTAAAAATTTAAGCATTTAA
- the yajC gene encoding preprotein translocase subunit YajC encodes MSIIPFIIMFVIFYFLLIRPQQKKAKEHADMITNLKKGDTVITGGGIYGKITSVDESTAMVEIADKIKIKITKSTIAGLVSAPHSKAQLEPK; translated from the coding sequence ATGTCCATTATTCCTTTTATTATAATGTTCGTAATTTTTTATTTTCTCCTAATAAGACCACAGCAAAAAAAAGCAAAAGAACATGCTGACATGATAACTAATTTAAAAAAAGGTGATACTGTGATAACAGGGGGAGGTATATATGGAAAAATTACCTCTGTTGATGAATCTACAGCTATGGTTGAAATTGCTGATAAAATTAAAATTAAAATTACTAAAAGTACAATCGCAGGATTAGTATCTGCCCCGCATTCAAAAGCTCAATTAGAGCCAAAGTAA